In Candidatus Promineifilum breve, one genomic interval encodes:
- a CDS encoding TolB family protein — translation MDIETLRQWLAARDSFSILETVDVDTGLRRALHEFDYVIEAPNWTRNGRYLVYNGRGRLYTYELATGDIKEIDTGFAIDCNNDHVLSPDDSQIAISHFTNEDATSRIYIVPFAGGQPRLVTEKGPSYLHGWSPDGERLAYCAERNGQYDIYTISVNGGPETQLTNTPGLDDGPEYAPDGRTIWFDSTRTGLMQVWRMNVDGSEQTHMVKEDANCWFPHVSPDGQRVVYIAYGQNDVDAGDHPPNKHVEIRLISAAGGDSKTIVKLFGGQGTLNVNSWAPDNRTIAFVSYRLKQ, via the coding sequence ATGGATATTGAAACCTTACGCCAATGGCTGGCCGCGCGTGATTCATTCAGCATCCTGGAAACGGTCGATGTAGACACAGGGCTGCGGCGCGCCCTCCATGAGTTTGACTATGTGATCGAAGCGCCAAACTGGACGCGCAACGGCCGCTATTTGGTCTACAACGGCCGGGGGCGTCTATACACCTATGAACTCGCCACAGGTGACATCAAGGAAATAGACACCGGCTTTGCCATTGACTGCAACAATGACCACGTCCTCTCGCCCGACGACAGCCAAATCGCGATCAGCCACTTTACCAACGAAGATGCTACCTCGCGCATCTATATCGTCCCCTTTGCGGGCGGCCAACCCCGGCTCGTGACCGAAAAAGGCCCCAGCTATTTGCACGGCTGGTCGCCGGATGGGGAGCGGCTGGCCTATTGCGCGGAGCGGAACGGCCAATACGATATTTACACCATCTCGGTCAACGGCGGCCCGGAAACACAGCTCACCAACACACCGGGGTTGGACGATGGCCCGGAGTATGCGCCCGACGGCCGCACCATTTGGTTTGACTCGACCCGCACCGGCTTGATGCAAGTTTGGCGCATGAATGTCGATGGCTCGGAACAGACCCACATGGTCAAGGAAGACGCCAACTGCTGGTTCCCCCACGTCTCCCCGGATGGGCAACGGGTTGTCTATATCGCTTATGGTCAAAATGATGTGGATGCGGGTGACCATCCACCGAACAAGCATGTGGAAATTAGACTGATTTCGGCCGCGGGTGGTGATTCAAAGACGATTGTTAAACTCTTTGGCGGGCAGGGAACGCTCAACGTCAACTCCTGGGCGCCGGATAACCGGACGATTGCCTTTGTCTCCTATCGGCTCAAGCAATGA
- a CDS encoding helix-turn-helix domain-containing protein: MTERNIGLEILEGIREIKAFERGDIKGLRTRELKTPAAPEQIRKRMGLSQAAFAGLMGVSVRTVQDWEQGRREPSGPARSLLRIAEQRPEVFLELA, from the coding sequence ATGACTGAGCGAAATATTGGGCTTGAGATTCTCGAGGGCATTCGGGAAATCAAAGCCTTTGAGCGGGGCGACATTAAAGGATTACGGACGCGCGAGTTGAAAACTCCGGCTGCACCGGAACAGATTCGAAAGCGGATGGGTCTATCTCAAGCTGCGTTTGCCGGGTTAATGGGCGTAAGTGTACGGACGGTGCAGGATTGGGAACAAGGTCGTCGTGAGCCGAGCGGCCCGGCGCGCTCACTTCTGCGTATCGCTGAGCAGCGTCCCGAAGTGTTTTTAGAACTCGCCTAG
- a CDS encoding BKACE family enzyme yields MSKTILTAALTGVLTTRAQSPAIPYTPDEIAAEARRSVEAGASIVHIHARQDDGRPAYDVDTYARIDAAVRRECPDVIINYSTGAIGVSREERVAHIAALRPDMAALNMGSMNYAIYSAKHKAFYHDHVFANPFGDILYFLEAMNAAGTRPEMECFDTGHIHNANPLIDMGALQPPYQFSLIMGVLGGIPGTTRHLVQQVDNLPAGAHWQVIGIGARQWPLVAAAISMGGNVRVGLEDNLYVAPGQLARSNGELVARAAELVRLVGGEVASVTEAREMLRLPRG; encoded by the coding sequence ATGTCTAAAACCATCCTCACCGCCGCCCTGACCGGCGTCCTAACCACCCGCGCCCAATCGCCGGCCATCCCCTATACGCCGGACGAGATCGCCGCCGAGGCCCGCCGCAGTGTCGAGGCGGGGGCGAGCATCGTCCACATCCACGCCCGGCAGGACGACGGCCGCCCGGCCTACGACGTGGACACCTACGCCCGCATCGATGCCGCCGTGCGCCGCGAATGCCCCGACGTGATCATCAATTACTCCACCGGCGCGATTGGGGTCTCGCGGGAAGAGCGTGTGGCCCACATCGCCGCGCTACGCCCCGACATGGCCGCGCTGAACATGGGCAGCATGAACTACGCCATCTACTCGGCCAAGCACAAGGCGTTCTACCACGACCACGTCTTCGCCAACCCGTTCGGCGACATCCTCTACTTTCTGGAGGCGATGAACGCCGCCGGCACGCGGCCGGAGATGGAGTGCTTCGACACCGGCCACATCCACAATGCCAACCCGCTGATCGATATGGGGGCCTTACAGCCCCCTTACCAGTTCAGCCTGATCATGGGCGTGCTGGGCGGCATTCCCGGCACGACCCGCCACCTGGTGCAGCAGGTCGATAACCTGCCGGCCGGGGCGCATTGGCAGGTGATCGGCATCGGCGCGCGGCAGTGGCCGCTGGTGGCCGCCGCTATCTCAATGGGCGGCAACGTGCGTGTGGGACTGGAGGACAACCTCTACGTCGCGCCGGGGCAGTTGGCGCGGTCGAATGGCGAACTGGTGGCACGGGCGGCCGAGTTGGTGCGGTTGGTGGGGGGCGAGGTGGCGTCGGTGACCGAGGCGCGGGAGATGCTGCGGCTGCCACGAGGGTAG
- a CDS encoding alpha-keto acid decarboxylase family protein — MAYTSPISTYLIQRLQSLGVHHIFGVPGDYVLGFYKALEESELEVINTCDEQGAGFAADAYARFNGLGVVCITYCVGGLKVANTTAQAYAEKSPVVVISGAPGVNERLRNPLLHHKVRDFDTQLKVFEQLTVAATVLDNPQTAAREIDRVLHAAVTAKQPVYIELPRDMVNVPISAQSPRPTGEGWGEGLPPDPVPLREAVAEALERINAAQRPVILAGEEVQRFGLQGELMRLVEGSRLPVAATILSKSVVREDHPLYLGVYMGAMGRQEVSEYVEGSDCVLMLGVFMTDVNLGIFTARLDPSRVINATGDRLSIRYHAYDGIALADFLPALIAAGPERRDPGAIPHPPTPPECFPVPDKPLTVRYLFERLNQFLDDSTAVLADPGDAMFAGIDMTIHCASEFSSPAYYTSLGYAVPAAVGVQLARPDLRPLVLVGDGAFQMTGMELSTAARFGLNPIVVVLNNQGYGTERPMLDGRFNDILNWRYSDVVRVLGAGRGYAVDTEDELEEALLAARADRSTFQIIEVRLAPDDRSEALNRLTAALAQRVRA; from the coding sequence ATGGCTTATACCTCTCCCATCAGCACCTACCTCATTCAACGTCTCCAATCCCTAGGCGTCCACCACATCTTTGGCGTCCCCGGCGACTACGTCCTCGGCTTCTACAAGGCGCTGGAGGAGAGCGAGCTAGAGGTCATCAACACCTGCGACGAGCAGGGCGCGGGCTTTGCCGCCGATGCGTACGCGCGGTTCAATGGGCTGGGTGTGGTCTGCATCACCTATTGCGTCGGCGGGCTGAAGGTCGCAAATACCACCGCCCAGGCCTACGCCGAGAAATCGCCGGTGGTGGTCATCAGCGGCGCGCCGGGGGTCAATGAGCGGCTGCGCAATCCGCTGCTCCACCACAAGGTGCGCGACTTCGACACCCAACTCAAGGTGTTCGAGCAACTGACCGTGGCCGCCACGGTGCTGGATAACCCGCAGACGGCCGCGCGGGAGATCGACCGCGTGCTTCATGCCGCCGTCACCGCCAAGCAGCCGGTCTACATCGAACTGCCGCGCGATATGGTCAACGTACCCATCAGCGCCCAATCCCCTCGCCCGACGGGCGAGGGCTGGGGAGAGGGTCTGCCTCCGGACCCCGTCCCCCTGCGCGAAGCCGTGGCCGAGGCGCTGGAGCGCATCAACGCCGCCCAGCGGCCGGTCATCCTGGCCGGCGAAGAGGTGCAGCGCTTCGGCTTGCAGGGCGAATTGATGCGCCTGGTGGAAGGTAGCAGACTACCTGTGGCCGCCACCATCCTCAGCAAGTCGGTGGTGCGCGAGGATCACCCGCTCTACCTGGGCGTCTACATGGGTGCGATGGGCCGCCAGGAGGTGAGCGAGTACGTCGAAGGCAGTGATTGCGTGCTCATGCTGGGCGTCTTTATGACCGACGTCAACCTGGGCATCTTCACCGCCCGGCTCGACCCCAGCCGGGTCATCAACGCCACCGGCGACCGCCTGTCCATTCGCTACCACGCCTACGACGGCATCGCCCTGGCCGATTTCCTGCCGGCGCTCATCGCCGCCGGGCCGGAGCGGCGCGACCCCGGCGCGATCCCCCACCCACCCACGCCGCCGGAGTGCTTCCCCGTGCCCGATAAGCCGCTGACCGTGCGCTATTTGTTCGAGCGGCTGAACCAGTTCCTCGACGACAGCACGGCCGTCCTGGCCGACCCCGGCGATGCCATGTTCGCCGGCATCGACATGACCATCCACTGCGCCTCGGAGTTCAGTTCGCCCGCCTATTACACGTCGCTGGGCTACGCCGTGCCCGCCGCCGTGGGCGTGCAACTGGCCCGGCCCGACCTGCGCCCGCTGGTGCTCGTCGGCGACGGCGCGTTCCAGATGACCGGCATGGAGCTATCGACCGCAGCCCGCTTCGGCTTGAATCCCATCGTCGTGGTGCTGAACAACCAGGGCTACGGGACGGAACGGCCGATGCTCGACGGCCGCTTCAACGACATCCTCAACTGGCGCTATAGCGACGTGGTGCGCGTGTTGGGCGCGGGCCGCGGCTATGCGGTCGACACCGAGGACGAGTTGGAAGAAGCGCTGCTGGCCGCCCGCGCCGACCGGAGTACCTTCCAGATCATCGAGGTACGACTGGCCCCGGATGATCGCTCGGAAGCGCTGAACCGGCTGACGGCGGCGTTGGCTCAGCGGGTGCGGGCCTAA